The Couchioplanes caeruleus sequence ATGCACCAACTACCGGAGAACAGTGCCCCTTCGGTCGCTACGACCGTCGCCGAGCACCCACGGCAGCACCGGCACGGGCCCCGGGGCCGACGACCGCAGGTGGTCGTACGCCTCGGCGAGCTCCTCGTCGCCCATCATCAGCGTCTCGCGCAGGAAGTCGCCGGTCAGCCGCACCGGCACCGGGCCGCCCGGGTTGAACAGCACGTCGATGCCGTCCGGCAGGGCCGTGACCAGGCCCATCAGGTCGGCACCACGCCACCGCGGCACGTCGGCGAGGTCACGCTGGGCGGCACTGGTGGCGACGACGACGCAGTCGACGCCATCGGGAGCAGGGACCACCAGTTCCTGCTCTTCGCCGTCGAGCGCGACGTCGAGCCGCGCCTCGTGCAACAGCACCTGAAGCTGCTCCGGCTCGGCCCGCCGCCGTGAGAGCAGGCGGAGCACCGCGTCCAGCGGGTCGGCCGCAGCGCCGGCGTCACGGGGGCGGTATCCGGGATTGCCGCGGAACGGCTCGACGGAGCCGTCCCCACCGAGCGGCCAGGCGCCCATCACGGCAGCGGGAGGCGGCACGCGCTCGTCGGGGCCGGGCCGCCAGTCCGGGTCCATGAGCAGGAAGTAGCTCTCTTGCATCGTCCGTCCTCTCACTCGTCCACCCGGCCCGGATACGGGACGCCGATGACTGTGCCGTTGCGGTCACGGAACTCCGTGTGCCGGTCGTCCGGGTCCCATTCGGACCCCGGTTCATCGGTACGGGCGGAGCACGTGCGCAGCCTCCCGTTGCCGAGCACGCCGACCGCGCTCTCCCACTCCTGCCTGCGGAAGATGGCCTCGTGGGTGAATGCGTGCCCGTCCGCCTCGTGGCCGAGGTGCCGCATCGTCGCGAAGAAGTCCGCCCCGAGGGAACCCGGCTCGTCCGACGCCCCGAAGGCGCACGCGGTGACCAGCATCGGCGATCGCATGCCGGCCCAGGATTCCTGGATCACCCGGGCCTGGTACACGAGCTGGGCGAACTGTTCGCCGTCGACCGTGACGGTCTGGTCGCCGACACGGATGTCGACGCCTTCCGCGTCGCCGTGGGCCATGCCGTACGTCAGGGGCTCGGTGTTCGCGCGGTCGGTCCAGATCAGCGGCTGCTTGGACTCGACCTCGATGCCCAGCGCGGGGCGGTCGCCGAGGAACTCGTCCGAGCCCGGGCTGTCCGGCGGTACGGACAGCCGGTCCGGAATGCCCGACTGTCCGGCCAGGTCGGCGATGGTGTCGAGGTGCCGCCGGTGGAGCTGCGGTGCGGCGGCCGGGTCGGTGGTGGCCATGATCGAGGCGTCGTCGTGTACGTTCGCCGAGCCGCTGTCGCGGTGGAAGACGCGCTTCACGAGGTTGCCGTCGTGGTCGCGC is a genomic window containing:
- a CDS encoding type VII secretion system-associated protein; protein product: MQESYFLLMDPDWRPGPDERVPPPAAVMGAWPLGGDGSVEPFRGNPGYRPRDAGAAADPLDAVLRLLSRRRAEPEQLQVLLHEARLDVALDGEEQELVVPAPDGVDCVVVATSAAQRDLADVPRWRGADLMGLVTALPDGIDVLFNPGGPVPVRLTGDFLRETLMMGDEELAEAYDHLRSSAPGPVPVLPWVLGDGRSDRRGTVLR